In Melioribacteraceae bacterium 4301-Me, a genomic segment contains:
- the prmC gene encoding peptide chain release factor N(5)-glutamine methyltransferase: protein MLTVLESIKLSAEYLKNKGIQSPRINAELLLAEILNCKRLDLYLSFDKPLTENEISKYREWIRRRGKFEPLQYIIGKTEFYGLTFLINKNVLIPRQETEILVETILNDYESNGIQKILDIGTGSGNIAIALAKFLPNSHITAVDISTDAITVAKKNAQLNSVDKLIQFIILDITKEGSISQLQSSYDIIVSNPPYIPLNEYKTLQKEITDYEPIYAVTDKENGFRFYKIISNLSQKLLNKYGKLYFEVGKEQAKFVKKIMIENNFKNIKTKKDYLGIERVLTGEKL from the coding sequence ATGCTTACTGTATTAGAATCAATAAAACTTTCAGCTGAATATCTAAAAAATAAAGGCATTCAATCACCTAGAATAAACGCTGAACTATTATTAGCGGAAATCCTAAATTGTAAACGGTTGGATTTATACCTTTCTTTCGATAAACCTTTAACAGAAAATGAAATTTCGAAATATCGAGAGTGGATTCGTAGAAGAGGCAAATTTGAACCACTGCAGTATATTATTGGTAAAACAGAATTTTACGGGCTAACTTTTTTAATAAATAAAAATGTTCTAATACCACGACAGGAGACTGAAATATTAGTAGAAACGATTTTAAATGATTATGAATCGAATGGAATACAGAAAATTTTAGATATTGGTACTGGGAGCGGAAATATAGCAATTGCATTGGCTAAGTTTTTACCAAATTCTCACATTACAGCTGTCGATATATCTACAGATGCGATTACAGTCGCAAAAAAAAATGCCCAATTAAATTCTGTTGATAAATTAATCCAGTTTATAATATTAGATATAACAAAAGAAGGCTCTATTTCTCAACTTCAATCAAGCTATGATATAATTGTTTCTAATCCGCCGTACATCCCGCTGAACGAATATAAAACGCTTCAAAAAGAAATAACTGACTATGAACCAATTTATGCAGTTACTGATAAAGAGAATGGCTTTCGATTTTATAAAATTATTTCTAATCTTTCACAAAAACTATTAAATAAATATGGCAAATTATATTTTGAGGTTGGCAAAGAACAAGCAAAATTTGTAAAAAAAATTATGATTGAGAATAATTTTAAGAATATAAAAACTAAAAAAGATTATTTGGGAATAGAAAGAGTATTAACAGGAGAAAAGTTATGA
- a CDS encoding cbb3-type cytochrome c oxidase subunit I translates to MANGTIAIAEKSFYEVSTNEHSGILSWLLTTDHKRIGIMYLVTIAFFFLVGATIGLLMRLELLTPGRTIMGAQTYNTLFTLHGVIMIFLFIIPGLPAIFGNFFLPIQIGARDVAFPRLNLLSYYIYVTGAILVLVSLFLPGGPIDTGWTFYIPYSVRTGTNVSLALFAAFILGLSSILTGINFVTTVHRLRAPGMSWFKMPLFVWATYATAWIQIIATPVVGITILLVVIERTFGVGIFDPALGGDPILYQHMFWIYSHPAVYIMILPAMGVVSEIITTFCRRTIFGYVPIAMSSLAIAFVGYLVWAHHMFVSGMSDTAAWIFSLLTFIVALPSGVKIFNWVATMYKGSIDPQVPFLWVMNFIFLFSIGGLSGLVLGSLATDVHLTDTYFVVAHFHYVMFGGTGTIFFGAMHYWFPKMFGKMYNKKFATISVITFFIGFNMLYFPKFIMGYMGMPRRYYDYLPKFAHLQEISTIGSWILVGTIFFITGYLLYALKKGPKASSNPWGGVTLEWHIPSPPPMENFKEIPTITHEPYDFSQLKEMEYDK, encoded by the coding sequence ATGGCTAATGGAACTATCGCTATTGCAGAAAAAAGCTTTTATGAAGTTTCCACCAACGAGCATAGCGGTATTTTATCTTGGTTATTAACAACAGACCATAAAAGAATTGGAATAATGTATTTAGTTACGATTGCGTTTTTCTTTTTAGTGGGTGCAACTATTGGTCTGTTAATGCGCTTAGAACTGCTAACCCCGGGAAGAACAATAATGGGTGCACAGACTTACAATACTTTGTTTACACTTCACGGTGTAATCATGATATTCTTGTTCATAATTCCTGGGTTACCTGCAATATTTGGAAACTTCTTCTTGCCTATTCAAATAGGGGCAAGAGATGTTGCCTTCCCAAGATTAAATCTATTATCGTATTATATTTATGTAACTGGTGCTATTTTAGTTTTAGTCTCATTGTTTTTACCTGGTGGACCTATCGATACTGGCTGGACTTTTTACATTCCATATAGTGTAAGGACGGGCACAAATGTTTCCTTGGCACTGTTTGCGGCATTTATACTTGGTCTGTCTTCAATTTTAACCGGGATAAATTTTGTAACAACAGTGCATAGATTAAGGGCTCCAGGAATGAGTTGGTTCAAAATGCCTTTATTTGTCTGGGCTACTTACGCTACAGCATGGATTCAAATTATTGCTACACCTGTAGTTGGAATTACTATTTTATTAGTGGTTATAGAAAGAACATTTGGAGTTGGAATTTTTGACCCGGCATTAGGCGGTGACCCAATTCTGTACCAACATATGTTTTGGATTTATTCACATCCTGCAGTGTATATAATGATATTGCCTGCTATGGGAGTAGTATCAGAAATAATAACAACTTTTTGCAGAAGGACAATTTTTGGTTATGTACCAATTGCTATGTCTAGTTTAGCTATTGCTTTTGTGGGCTATTTGGTTTGGGCACACCATATGTTTGTAAGTGGTATGAGCGATACCGCTGCATGGATTTTTTCTTTACTTACATTTATTGTTGCTTTGCCGAGCGGCGTTAAAATTTTCAATTGGGTTGCTACAATGTATAAAGGGTCTATTGACCCGCAAGTTCCATTTCTTTGGGTGATGAATTTTATCTTCCTTTTTTCAATTGGTGGACTTTCGGGTCTAGTACTTGGTTCGTTAGCAACTGATGTCCATTTGACCGATACTTACTTTGTAGTTGCTCATTTTCATTATGTGATGTTCGGCGGAACTGGCACGATATTTTTCGGCGCAATGCATTATTGGTTCCCCAAAATGTTTGGTAAAATGTATAATAAAAAATTTGCTACTATCTCTGTGATTACTTTTTTCATCGGGTTCAACATGCTCTATTTCCCAAAGTTCATCATGGGATACATGGGAATGCCAAGAAGATATTATGATTATTTACCAAAATTTGCACATCTTCAAGAAATATCTACCATTGGCTCATGGATTTTAGTAGGCACTATATTTTTTATTACAGGTTATCTTTTGTATGCATTGAAAAAGGGTCCGAAAGCATCTAGCAACCCATGGGGAGGAGTAACATTAGAATGGCATATACCCTCACCGCCACCTATGGAAAACTTTAAAGAAATTCCTACTATCACTCATGAACCTTACGATTTTAGTCAATTGAAGGAGATGGAATATGACAAATAG
- a CDS encoding SCO family protein yields MSGFNKIALYLLIIISHYKFCLFAQKSHVEIGIDEKLGNFLPLDAKFVTSEGDTVTLGKVLNKPTLLALVYYQCPGICSPLQANLAEAVDKIEMVPGKEFKVISLSFDHHENPKISSKWKPNYLHIIKRQFADSDWIFLTGDSISIKKVTDAAGFYFKPNEKNFVHAGTVIAISPKGKICRYSYGIDFNPFDLKMALIEAGAGQTNPTIAKVLQFCFSYDPAGRRYSLNATRIAGSIMLIAVGIFVGILTIKKRKLKKEEKEL; encoded by the coding sequence ATGAGTGGTTTTAATAAAATAGCTTTGTATTTGCTGATAATAATTTCCCATTACAAATTTTGCCTATTTGCTCAAAAAAGTCATGTTGAAATTGGTATTGATGAAAAGCTGGGTAATTTTTTGCCTTTGGATGCAAAGTTTGTTACATCTGAAGGTGATACAGTAACCTTAGGAAAAGTATTGAATAAACCTACGTTGTTAGCGCTCGTTTATTATCAATGCCCTGGTATTTGCAGCCCGTTACAAGCAAATCTTGCCGAAGCTGTAGATAAAATAGAAATGGTCCCAGGTAAAGAGTTTAAGGTTATTTCATTGAGCTTTGATCATCATGAAAACCCAAAAATTTCTTCTAAATGGAAACCTAATTATTTACACATTATTAAAAGACAATTTGCGGACAGCGATTGGATTTTTTTAACTGGTGATAGTATTAGTATAAAAAAAGTTACTGATGCTGCAGGTTTTTATTTTAAACCAAATGAAAAAAATTTTGTACATGCTGGAACAGTAATAGCTATTTCCCCTAAGGGGAAAATTTGTAGATACAGCTATGGAATAGATTTTAATCCTTTTGATTTAAAAATGGCTTTAATAGAAGCTGGTGCAGGTCAAACTAATCCTACAATTGCAAAAGTTTTACAATTTTGTTTTAGCTACGACCCTGCGGGCAGGAGATATTCATTAAATGCTACACGAATTGCTGGTTCAATCATGTTAATTGCAGTAGGAATATTTGTTGGCATTCTTACAATAAAAAAAAGAAAATTAAAAAAAGAAGAAAAGGAGTTGTAA
- a CDS encoding cytochrome c, producing MNQKRKIEDEINFKELIKTPIRLFGWVYPYFIIVLLILGIFYVKNLTQISFNEQPVILPDSSGVIKEIPFKKGGVMPAVDLNLIENPTSDLISQGKKLFETTCASCHGTEGKGDGPAGAALNPKPRNFHSADGWVNGRKFNDMYKTLQEGIPNSGMVAYEYLSPKDRIAIIQYIRTLADFPKITKEEVVDLDNTYKLSKGIVEPNNIPVEVAIEKISNENKDLLLKAEQAIKEMSDSPQNEGALLVNKFALDKKRVFVSFLKADLGKNFQQFVTTVSSEPNDLGFSPLIVQLDSEKLRKLFEFLVKITS from the coding sequence ATGAACCAGAAAAGAAAAATAGAAGATGAAATAAATTTCAAAGAATTAATAAAAACTCCAATAAGATTATTTGGCTGGGTCTACCCTTATTTCATAATCGTGCTGTTAATCTTAGGTATTTTTTATGTAAAAAACTTAACTCAGATTTCTTTTAATGAACAGCCTGTTATTTTACCTGATAGCAGCGGAGTAATTAAAGAAATACCTTTCAAAAAAGGTGGGGTTATGCCCGCTGTTGATCTAAATTTAATTGAAAACCCGACAAGCGATTTGATTTCACAAGGTAAAAAATTATTTGAGACTACATGTGCTTCCTGCCATGGCACGGAAGGCAAGGGAGATGGACCTGCTGGAGCGGCATTAAATCCCAAGCCAAGAAATTTTCATTCTGCTGATGGATGGGTGAACGGAAGAAAGTTTAATGATATGTACAAAACTTTACAAGAAGGAATTCCTAACAGCGGTATGGTGGCTTATGAATATTTGTCACCAAAAGATAGAATTGCAATAATTCAATACATAAGAACACTTGCAGATTTTCCTAAAATTACTAAAGAAGAAGTTGTCGACTTAGACAATACATATAAATTATCTAAAGGAATTGTAGAACCCAATAATATTCCAGTAGAAGTTGCAATAGAAAAAATTTCTAATGAGAATAAAGATTTATTGCTCAAAGCAGAACAAGCAATTAAAGAAATGTCTGATAGCCCACAAAATGAAGGTGCATTATTGGTCAATAAGTTTGCACTTGATAAAAAAAGAGTTTTTGTATCATTTTTGAAGGCAGATTTAGGGAAGAATTTTCAACAGTTTGTAACAACTGTTTCATCTGAACCAAATGATTTAGGTTTCTCTCCGCTAATTGTTCAATTAGATTCTGAAAAGCTAAGGAAATTGTTTGAATTCTTAGTTAAAATTACAAGTTAA
- a CDS encoding cytochrome c oxidase subunit 3 family protein, whose product MTNSQQAAANLHHVHRDDVGARMGMWLFLFTEVLLFGGLFLAYSVYRYDYHEQFRLAAMDLNTGIGTLNTIILLTSSLTVALSIAAMQKNNKFLSMVMLFFTLALALFFMINKYFEWSGHIAEGLYPKSPELLNMKNGEIIFYGLYYVMTGLHGLHVLIGMVVLSFMLFFIAKGKITPENYVKLENAGLYWHLVDLIWIFLFPLFYLIH is encoded by the coding sequence ATGACAAATAGCCAGCAAGCTGCTGCTAATTTACATCATGTTCACCGAGACGATGTTGGTGCTAGAATGGGTATGTGGCTTTTCTTATTTACCGAAGTACTTTTATTTGGCGGGCTATTTTTAGCTTATTCTGTTTATAGATACGATTATCATGAACAATTTCGTTTGGCTGCAATGGACCTTAATACTGGGATAGGCACGTTAAATACAATAATTTTGCTAACTAGCAGTTTAACAGTAGCCCTTTCTATTGCTGCTATGCAGAAAAACAATAAATTTCTTTCAATGGTAATGCTTTTTTTCACTCTTGCTCTTGCTTTGTTTTTTATGATTAATAAATATTTTGAATGGTCTGGTCATATTGCTGAAGGTTTATATCCTAAATCACCAGAGTTGTTAAACATGAAAAACGGTGAAATAATTTTTTATGGTTTGTATTATGTAATGACAGGCTTGCATGGTCTTCACGTTCTTATTGGTATGGTAGTTTTATCTTTTATGCTTTTTTTTATTGCAAAGGGTAAAATTACACCCGAAAACTATGTAAAATTGGAAAATGCCGGTTTATACTGGCACTTAGTAGATTTAATATGGATTTTTTTATTCCCCTTATTTTATTTAATTCATTGA
- a CDS encoding protoheme IX farnesyltransferase, translating to MKKIKKHINVLLELAKVRITFFVAVTTSIGYLFYSKNLSIQLLVLTTGVFLLASGSSALNHYQEKETDALMLRTKSRPIPSGKISAQLALLFAFILVLFGSAIIYFSSNFISLLLGWLALIWYNFIYTPLKKVNALAVVPGSLIGAIPPVIGWTAAGGGPLDFEIIALALFFFIWQIPHFWLLLLIYSNDYERAGFPTLTRIFSNQQLSRITYVWIAALSTWCLLIPAIEITANKITVFVLCLLGILLLWKTKGILSRYIERRIFRNAFISINLYVLAVILSLSLDKLFLQEL from the coding sequence ATGAAAAAAATAAAAAAACATATAAACGTGCTTCTTGAATTAGCTAAAGTACGTATTACCTTCTTTGTTGCAGTTACCACTTCAATTGGTTATTTATTTTATTCAAAAAATTTAAGCATACAATTGCTCGTATTGACAACGGGTGTATTTTTATTAGCCAGCGGTTCTTCTGCATTAAATCATTACCAAGAAAAAGAGACTGATGCTTTAATGCTAAGAACTAAATCGCGTCCTATTCCTTCAGGCAAAATTTCTGCTCAATTAGCATTATTGTTTGCTTTTATCCTCGTATTATTTGGGTCAGCAATAATATATTTCTCGTCGAATTTTATTTCACTTTTATTAGGTTGGTTAGCGTTGATATGGTATAATTTTATATATACCCCGTTAAAAAAAGTGAATGCTCTTGCAGTTGTGCCAGGTTCTTTGATTGGTGCTATTCCACCGGTTATAGGCTGGACAGCTGCAGGCGGCGGTCCATTAGATTTCGAAATTATTGCACTCGCTCTCTTCTTTTTTATTTGGCAAATACCACATTTTTGGCTTTTGCTTTTAATATATAGTAATGATTATGAAAGGGCCGGCTTTCCTACACTTACAAGGATATTCTCAAATCAACAGCTTAGCAGAATAACTTATGTTTGGATTGCTGCGCTTTCTACATGGTGCCTTCTGATACCTGCAATTGAAATTACTGCTAATAAAATTACAGTATTTGTTTTATGCTTGTTGGGCATTTTACTTCTTTGGAAAACTAAAGGAATACTATCAAGATATATCGAACGTAGAATTTTTAGAAATGCATTCATTAGTATTAACCTTTACGTACTTGCGGTTATTTTATCTTTATCATTAGATAAATTATTTTTACAAGAATTATAA
- a CDS encoding metalloenzyme produces MLMIFLDGVGIGSSNSQNNPFFKYHFKFLKDYFGEIPHLKRQHISKNNAFIFPVDACLGVPGIPLSGTGQTSIFCGVNAPKLIGKHFGPFPYSTLIPVIKEKNIFKAFIQKKLKADFVNAYPKIFFDYINKGKKRLSVTSLSCLLSGIKLKGVTEVRRGKALTAEIDNRRWVEKLNYNLPIIKPKTAAQRLLKLALINNFTLFEYFLTDHLGHGRISSEFEYVIQTLDDFLFFLLNNLPPNLTLIICSDHGNFEDLSTKSHTLNPALTITAGKHAAYLSKKIKKLYHIKKAIMDIYS; encoded by the coding sequence GTGTTAATGATTTTTTTGGACGGTGTTGGTATTGGGAGTAGTAATTCTCAAAATAACCCTTTTTTTAAATATCATTTTAAATTCCTTAAAGATTACTTTGGTGAAATTCCCCATTTAAAAAGACAGCATATTTCAAAAAATAATGCTTTCATATTTCCTGTAGATGCTTGTCTTGGGGTTCCTGGGATTCCGTTAAGTGGTACTGGACAAACTTCAATATTCTGTGGTGTTAACGCTCCTAAATTAATTGGCAAACATTTCGGTCCTTTCCCTTATTCAACTTTAATTCCTGTCATTAAAGAGAAAAATATTTTTAAGGCTTTTATTCAAAAAAAATTAAAAGCTGATTTTGTTAATGCTTACCCTAAAATTTTTTTTGATTATATAAATAAAGGGAAAAAAAGATTAAGCGTTACTTCGCTGAGTTGTTTACTAAGTGGCATTAAACTTAAAGGTGTTACTGAAGTCCGTAGGGGAAAAGCTTTAACAGCAGAAATTGATAATAGGAGATGGGTTGAAAAGTTAAATTACAACCTCCCAATTATTAAGCCGAAAACTGCTGCTCAACGCTTGTTAAAGTTAGCATTAATAAATAATTTCACTTTATTCGAATACTTTCTAACCGATCACTTGGGACATGGTAGAATATCATCAGAATTTGAATATGTAATTCAAACCCTTGATGATTTTTTGTTTTTTTTACTTAATAATCTTCCACCAAACTTAACGTTAATTATTTGTTCTGACCACGGCAATTTCGAAGATCTTTCTACCAAAAGTCATACTCTTAATCCTGCATTAACTATTACTGCAGGTAAACATGCTGCATATTTATCAAAAAAAATAAAAAAGTTGTATCATATAAAAAAAGCAATAATGGATATTTATTCTTGA
- the coxB gene encoding cytochrome c oxidase subunit II, with product MFSGPSSHAAHVDFIMFYIVAVAVILLIGITSTMIYFVFKYNRKKGHKPQDIHGNVVLETVWIVIPTILVLSMFYFGYMGFKEFRYVPEGAFVVDVTARQWQWQFKYDNGVTTDTLYVPVNKPIKLNLESVDVNHSLYIPAFRIKQDVIYGRKNYMVFTPDEVGSFDIACAEYCGLDHWNMYTKLVVMPSDKFDLWYKKGNASLAKKQ from the coding sequence ATGTTTTCTGGACCATCGAGTCATGCAGCTCACGTAGATTTTATAATGTTTTATATTGTTGCTGTTGCTGTTATACTTTTAATCGGGATAACATCAACAATGATTTATTTTGTCTTTAAGTACAACAGAAAAAAAGGGCATAAACCCCAAGATATACATGGTAATGTTGTACTTGAAACAGTGTGGATAGTTATTCCAACAATTTTAGTCCTTTCGATGTTTTACTTTGGTTATATGGGATTTAAGGAATTTCGATATGTCCCAGAAGGAGCATTTGTGGTAGATGTTACAGCTCGACAGTGGCAATGGCAGTTTAAGTATGATAATGGTGTAACGACTGATACTTTGTATGTTCCCGTTAACAAACCCATTAAATTAAATCTTGAATCAGTTGATGTTAATCACTCTCTCTATATTCCGGCGTTTAGAATAAAACAAGATGTTATTTACGGCAGGAAAAATTATATGGTATTTACTCCAGATGAAGTTGGTTCATTCGATATTGCATGTGCTGAGTATTGCGGTTTGGACCATTGGAATATGTATACGAAATTAGTTGTTATGCCCAGCGATAAATTTGATTTGTGGTATAAGAAGGGAAATGCTTCATTAGCTAAGAAACAATGA
- a CDS encoding quinol:cytochrome C oxidoreductase: MNNSFTLEYHKKELPKKLNIVGLTLFLVGLVIIIFGYIVNPVRTAFNNIILLTFLISLGAGSLFLIAIEYVAGAVWSTPFRRVPEILSFALVIVPIFAVPLFFNLHNVFEWTHPQAFKNDVLMEAKAPYLNTTFFILRSIAFFAVWIFFFILLFKNSVKQDFTKEQLLTKKNIIISAVFLPIFAFSLSFSSFDWLMSLAPHWYSTIFGVYYFAGTVLCALAASTIIIVLLNEKGYFVDGLGGDHYYSLGALMFAFINFWAYIAFSQFLLIWYANLPEETFWFLQRWEGNWKFVSIGLIFVHFVVPYFALLSQPSKMDPKRLLFISIWILFAHIYDLYWMIIPTFSKEGIIFGWIEIGFPLFTLGLLIMLFVLISKKINLVPIGDPKLKRGIDFKL, encoded by the coding sequence ATGAATAATTCCTTCACATTAGAATATCATAAAAAAGAACTGCCAAAAAAACTTAATATAGTAGGTTTAACATTATTTCTTGTTGGACTGGTAATTATAATATTTGGATACATTGTTAATCCTGTAAGAACTGCTTTCAATAATATCATTTTGCTTACATTTCTTATTAGTCTTGGAGCTGGTTCTCTATTTTTGATAGCTATTGAATATGTAGCCGGCGCGGTATGGAGTACACCATTTAGACGAGTGCCAGAAATTCTTTCCTTCGCTTTAGTGATAGTTCCTATTTTTGCTGTTCCATTATTTTTTAATTTGCATAATGTTTTTGAATGGACTCATCCTCAAGCATTTAAAAATGATGTTTTAATGGAGGCAAAAGCCCCGTATTTAAATACTACCTTTTTTATTCTAAGGTCAATTGCTTTTTTTGCTGTTTGGATTTTCTTCTTTATACTTTTATTCAAAAATTCAGTAAAGCAGGATTTCACTAAAGAACAATTATTAACAAAAAAGAATATCATTATTTCAGCGGTATTTTTGCCAATATTTGCTTTTAGCCTTTCATTTAGCTCTTTTGATTGGCTGATGAGTTTAGCGCCCCATTGGTATTCAACTATTTTTGGAGTTTATTATTTTGCTGGTACGGTCTTGTGCGCTTTAGCTGCTAGTACAATAATTATTGTTTTGCTAAACGAAAAGGGTTACTTTGTCGATGGATTAGGTGGCGACCATTACTATAGCCTTGGTGCGTTAATGTTTGCTTTCATTAATTTCTGGGCTTATATAGCTTTTTCCCAATTTTTATTGATTTGGTATGCAAATTTACCTGAAGAAACTTTCTGGTTTTTGCAAAGATGGGAGGGTAATTGGAAATTTGTTTCAATAGGATTAATCTTTGTTCACTTTGTAGTGCCATATTTTGCTTTGTTATCGCAACCCTCGAAAATGGACCCAAAAAGATTATTGTTTATCTCAATATGGATACTCTTCGCTCATATTTATGATCTTTATTGGATGATTATTCCTACTTTTAGTAAAGAAGGAATAATCTTTGGATGGATTGAAATTGGATTTCCATTATTTACTCTTGGCTTATTAATAATGCTTTTTGTTTTGATTTCTAAAAAGATAAACCTTGTCCCAATTGGCGACCCTAAATTAAAAAGAGGGATTGATTTTAAATTATAG
- a CDS encoding cytochrome C oxidase subunit IV family protein: MDQNNKEHKSHSGYSTYILVWISLLALTSITVTVAGVDLGAFTLFVALLIAAIKSGLVINIFMHIKYDEPIFKVFLSLSGFTLLVIFILTFFDVIYR; the protein is encoded by the coding sequence ATGGACCAAAACAATAAAGAACATAAGAGCCATTCAGGATATAGTACTTATATTTTAGTTTGGATCTCCTTGTTAGCTTTAACATCAATAACAGTTACTGTTGCCGGGGTTGATTTAGGAGCTTTTACGTTGTTTGTCGCACTTTTAATAGCTGCTATTAAATCTGGACTGGTAATTAACATATTTATGCATATAAAATATGATGAACCAATCTTTAAAGTCTTCTTGTCTTTAAGTGGATTTACTCTTTTGGTAATTTTTATATTAACTTTTTTTGATGTCATTTATCGTTGA
- a CDS encoding c-type cytochrome → MEFLDKLVIPQSAEHMVLLKYLLVLTFILFISYFSLLFGSAILSIYFNRKAQKENNHKFSLFAKDLIDLVTFNKSVPFGLGFIPLLSSMFCYSQLLHQTQLKVPEFILLSLLFFIIGVILIYTYKYSFHLKDIFNYVRNAVANENDALYDDVKQYKVNSERLIKKSGKYGLIFLFITIYLFLGAVNLAIDSSSWGNSNDLLSVVFSLKTIISVLQFIAGSLLLTSGYFIYLHYRPNSERKIRDEEYSDYAKKTLLSIGLISTLILPLIIVAGVLIKPKDSLSFGVFGVSVILLFLVLIIANYFYFMIKKGTLNYSSSLIYLLILFFLFGIIKDQLAFDTSTKEQFARLADNYNKYEKKEKELLGGAVETKINGADIYNGRCIACHAFDHKVVGPPYNSVLPKYEGKEDELIKFILNPVKKNPDYPAMPNQGLKPAEAKAVAEWLLQTYKSGK, encoded by the coding sequence ATGGAATTCTTAGATAAATTAGTCATACCACAATCAGCAGAACATATGGTTCTGCTAAAATACTTATTAGTACTTACTTTTATTTTATTTATATCATATTTCAGTTTATTGTTTGGTTCTGCTATTTTATCAATTTATTTCAATCGTAAAGCCCAGAAAGAAAATAATCATAAGTTCTCTCTTTTTGCCAAAGATTTAATTGACTTGGTAACATTTAACAAGTCAGTTCCATTTGGTTTAGGTTTTATTCCGTTATTAAGTTCAATGTTCTGTTACTCTCAATTACTTCATCAAACACAACTAAAAGTACCAGAATTTATTTTACTCTCTTTACTGTTTTTCATAATTGGAGTGATATTAATTTATACTTATAAGTATTCATTCCATTTAAAAGATATTTTTAATTATGTAAGAAATGCAGTAGCAAATGAAAATGATGCTTTATATGATGATGTTAAACAGTACAAAGTTAATTCTGAAAGATTGATAAAAAAGTCCGGTAAGTACGGATTAATATTCTTATTTATTACTATATATTTGTTTTTAGGTGCTGTTAATCTTGCTATTGATTCAAGCAGTTGGGGAAACTCGAATGATTTACTTAGTGTTGTCTTTTCATTAAAAACTATAATTTCTGTCTTGCAGTTTATTGCCGGCTCTTTACTGCTAACTTCAGGGTATTTTATTTACCTGCATTATCGGCCGAATTCTGAAAGGAAAATTAGAGATGAAGAGTATTCCGATTATGCTAAGAAAACTTTGTTATCAATTGGACTAATTTCCACGCTAATCTTACCATTAATTATAGTTGCTGGTGTGTTAATTAAACCCAAGGATTCATTATCATTTGGTGTATTTGGTGTGAGTGTTATTCTTTTATTCTTAGTACTTATTATTGCAAACTATTTTTACTTTATGATTAAAAAAGGAACGCTCAATTACAGCAGCTCTTTAATTTATTTACTAATTCTCTTTTTCCTTTTTGGAATAATTAAGGACCAGTTAGCTTTTGATACCTCTACTAAAGAGCAATTTGCAAGACTTGCAGATAATTATAATAAATATGAAAAGAAAGAAAAGGAGTTATTAGGAGGTGCAGTAGAGACAAAAATAAATGGTGCCGACATTTACAACGGCAGATGTATTGCATGCCATGCTTTTGACCATAAGGTGGTAGGTCCGCCTTATAACTCTGTGCTTCCTAAATACGAAGGTAAGGAAGATGAATTAATAAAGTTTATACTTAACCCAGTTAAGAAAAATCCAGATTATCCTGCAATGCCTAATCAAGGACTAAAACCAGCTGAAGCTAAGGCTGTAGCTGAATGGCTTTTGCAGACATATAAAAGCGGTAAGTAA
- the dtd gene encoding D-aminoacyl-tRNA deacylase, which yields MRALVQRVSEGAVKIKKDNYYQEIKKGLVILLGVKEDDTESDAIFLADKCTNLRIFEDGNQKMNISVKDINGDVLIISQFTLYADASKGNRPSFVDAAEPKKANDLYLKFVQRVKNNLGEEKVKTGIFGEMMEVKIINDGPVTILVESKGK from the coding sequence ATGAGGGCGTTAGTGCAAAGGGTTTCAGAAGGAGCCGTAAAAATTAAAAAAGATAATTATTACCAAGAAATTAAAAAGGGTTTGGTTATTTTATTAGGAGTAAAAGAAGACGACACTGAAAGTGATGCTATTTTTTTAGCTGATAAATGTACTAATCTTCGGATTTTTGAAGATGGCAACCAAAAAATGAACATTTCTGTTAAAGATATTAATGGCGATGTGTTAATTATTTCTCAATTTACTTTATATGCAGATGCTTCAAAGGGTAATCGGCCAAGTTTTGTAGATGCAGCCGAGCCCAAAAAAGCAAATGATTTATATCTCAAATTCGTCCAAAGAGTAAAAAATAATTTGGGCGAAGAGAAAGTTAAAACTGGAATTTTTGGAGAAATGATGGAAGTGAAAATAATTAATGATGGACCAGTTACTATTTTGGTAGAATCTAAAGGAAAATAA